The following is a genomic window from Ethanoligenens harbinense YUAN-3.
GAAGGCTATTATTCTAAGGCACGGATGACAAAAAATCAATGGATGTTCATAATAATGGGGGGTATACAGCCCAGGGTATTGAAATAACAACGAAATGGAATCATTGCGCAAAGCAATCCGGTATGTATGTGGACATTGGAAATCCCCATTTTCCTTCTTCTTTAAAGGCCAAATTGGCAGAGACAGTCACAATGGTATCACCGGAAGGCAGAGACTTTCTTCTCCATTCTCAAAGCGAATGCATCTATCGTAAAAAATCTGAAAGCGATGAAAGAAGCTCGTCGGCGTATTGCTGCATATGTTTTATGCTTCAATTATGAACGCATCCAGCTAAAATCAAAAACCACCAGTTCAACTGGTGGTTTTTGATTCCTCATGATAATTCAAGCGTGTCTATGTACCGAATTATTTGATACTCACTCTAGTTTTCCCCTACGCCTTTCTGCAAGCTCATTTTACACTGCCAGCGTTTCAACCAAAGAGAGAGTCCTATACAATAGGGCAAAGTGGATATTATATTTGCTATCATAATTGCCACATAACCATGCGTCAATTGGACAAACAAAAACGCCAGCGGAATATTGGCGAAAGCCCCAACCGTTAATAAAATTGCTTGCAGTTTTAATTCGCTTAGCCCGTTTAATAACGCAGACAGTATATTACCCCACATCATTAATGCTCCACAGATTGCAAACGTCACCGCAATTCCATAATTAACTGCTATTGTTTGTTCTTGCAACCATAAGTTAAATATAATTTGCAAAAACGCCAACAGGAAAATTTCCGCACCGACAGCAGCCAGCAGCGCTTTTCGCATGGTAGAAATCAACCGGTTTAACCACGTATAATTGTTTTCGACTTTTGCTTTTGTTACGGCTGACCAAAGCGGAGTAGTCGTCAAAGCAAAAACCGTGCCAATTAATGCAAATATTTTATAATAGATTTGATATTCCACAACGGCTTTGTTGTTTACAAATAACGCTATTAAATAACTGTTGGTATTGTTCGATATCAAAGCCATCAGCTGCAACCACAAAAATGCACCGCCCAATTTCAATATGGACACCGCATAGCGAAACTCAAACAATTTAATGGAAGGACGGGATTGGCGCAACTTTGTAGAAAACACAAAAATCGTCGTAATCAGCAATGGCGCATTCACTGCAAATAAGTACACAATCGCCAGGTGAACAACGTTGTTCTTCATCCCAATTTCATTGCAAAATATAACATATATCAACATAATCGCGTTTGTCGCAAAATTCAGCAGGCCGGGGACAAATGCTTTCTGCAGCGCATATAAGATAGAGTTAATGATCTGCAAATTGAACTGCAATATTATACTTGTCAAGAGAACTGATAAAGTTGTGTTTAGAACACTTTTGGACAAATCACGCGTAGAAATATTGAATACAAAATTCCAATCTACAAACGAAGATAAGAAAAACATCACAACCAGTAATAGACACGAAATGCCGGAAAGAAAGATATAAGAAGAAGATATATATTTCCTGATTTGTTCCTGATTGTTTTCGGCCAGAGCCTCCGTAAGTTTGTTTCGCAGTCCGTTTCCAATACCAAAATCAAAATTAAGTATCCAAGCCAAAACAGACAATACTGTAAACCATATGCCCAATATTGACTTGTTCGAAAAATATCGGAGGTACATTGGTGTGGTAAAAAACGCCAGCAACAAAGACATTCCTTTTACAACAAACGAAGCCATGATGTTTTCAGCAACATTTTTCGTATCGCCGGTCCAAGACTTAAATTTTAGCATCTTCAATTTTTCAAATCACCCACTTATCGGCAATTGCCAATATAATAAATAGAGCGCGAAGCATCCCGACCCTCAACAAGCCGCATTTTATTTTCCCAATTCCACTGCGTTTCAAACTCATATTTTTATAGGCAGATGCGACCGCCTGATGAATGATAGGATCGTGAATAATCATACGAAGCGTGCGGATCTTCGAATTTAAAGAATATGGACAATCTTTTTTCAATAAATTATATACCACTCCAACTAATATGTGGAAATATATCTGATAGCACATTTCATTATAGAATTCACACTTTAACATATTGGCTGTATAATATTGATATATTTTTACCGAAAAAATTCTAGCACCCTCAATGAGCCTGGCATTGAAACGACGAGTCGATGAATTTGGATTTATGTTAATTTGGTATATTGCCAAATTAATGCATTCAATTTGATCACAAAGACCCGCTGCTTCAATATAGAACAGGAGATCTTCTCCTAACGTAAGCTCTTCCGAAAATCTTAGCTGATTATGCTTTACAAAATCTGTCCGAAATAGCTTCCCGTATACGCCATGCACAGAATCCACCATGCCACGATGTTCCGGTTTGACTATCGGATCACTTTTGTATTTTTCTCTATTCAAAGCGTATATCTGAATTTGTTTGGAATCAATGGATAAAATCTCGCAGGTATCGTCGTTCTCTTGCCCGGCATAGATCTGACAGCCCTGGATAATCGGAAACTCTTCATTACACAACCGAAGAAGTTTGCTGAAATTATCTGGAAGTATTGTATCATCTGCATCCACAAATATAAGCCATTTCCCGCTGGAGCAATTCATACCGGCATTCCTGGCAGCAGAAACTCCTTTGTTTATCTGATGTATCACTTTTATGCGTTTGTCATTTGATTCAAGATCCCTACAAATGGATAACGTATGATCGTCTGAGCCATCGTCTACAATGATTATCTCAATCTCCTCTTTCAAATCCTTTATAGAATTAATACAGTTTCTAATGTTTAATTCTTCATTGTATGCTGCAACAATGATACTCACCATAGTAGTTTCTCCTTAATTCAAATTGATGCTATGCCCCGATTTGACATCCATTCTTCATTTAGGCAGGCTTTCTACGATTACTTGGAAATTATTCTTTCACCCAGTTTTCACTTAAAAAGACCGCGATACGAAGACCCTATCACATCAACAAAACAGAATGCTTTCTCCTGTGTTTACCGCATACAGCTTTTTGATTTTACCAGAGTCGTTATCAGTCAATATATTTCTCTTTGGTTGCCGAAAACCTAAATAGAAATACTGTATAAACGGGAAGCCACCACAATACCTCCGTGCAATTCAAAATAACAAAAACAACAATTAAGCCCGCCCATTCAAGTGCAGTTGGGTGAAAAAAAGCTTTAAGTCCACCGTAAAGTCGCCATAGATAATATAGACCAAAAGGAATACCGCAGGTAAATAAAAGTGAGCTCAACCCAACGCTAATATCTGTTGTCATTCCTAGTTCCCCAAGCCTCGTTATCCTTGCATTGGTAAAGGAGTATCCAATAAATGGATGGTCAAACACTACATTGAAACCATTTAGAAAATCATATTTTCTGGTCATTCCAGAAATATTTGTATTCACAAGCTTGTCGCTAATATTATTGCTTAATACAATATAAAACAATACCCCCACTGTCATTATTACGACCACAAACTTTATCCAATTTTTACCTCTAAGGCTTCTATCTTCCAAGAATAGTTTTTCAAATCTTTTATGGAATATAAAAAGAACAACAATAGTAAGAATATATCCTGTCGTAGAACCAGTCGTAATCATCGTTGCAAGCAGGACGAACATCTTGAATTTAACGTGTTTGTGTTTTCCTGGAGTAAAAAGCATAAATAACACTGCCATTATAATAAAACCCTGGAATGCGCCTGGTTCCCAAAAGGGGCCTGAATTTCGCGCAAATACATGTATGCCCCATCCCCATGTATAGAACGGCGATATATTGTAGATAGAATTATTGAATTCCGTTTTAGTAATAAATGCCCACGCTAATTCCGGATTAAGCACCGCAATCGAAAAGCACACCAGACTAACCAGCGATATGACAATCAGCACATTCACATATTTAATTAGATAGCTTTCTTTCGTTAACAAAGCAGTACAAAAGAAAGAAATAATAAACGGCAAATATGTAACCACAAAAGTGTGTATAAACGAACTGCTTAATTGATCATTATAGGCCAAGAACTGCATAGTCATTTCTACGAAGATTACAAACAACACTATTAAATTATCCAATTTGATTTTTGTTTTGTGATGGATACTGAAGATTAAAGATATCACACATATGCCAGACAAAGCCAAATAGGTTAATCTAACATAAATCAAGCCAAAATAGACAGTTTTGGAACTTAATATCATTAATATTACTATTAAATAATTGCGAATATAGATCCATTTAGATTCCATCATTGTACCGTATGCGCTCCTTGATAACATGCTTAATCCAAGACAAATATATCCATAAATAGCGCTTGCCTACCCATAAAGGCCATTTCACCCCATGAAACTTCATACAGTAATGAAGCTCTGACTTTATAGGCAAACCGATTGGCTTGTTTGCATATTCTAATCGTTTTTTTAAACTTAACGTTTCATCTCTCCAAGTGTTATTTATAGAATTCCTTTGACATATCCCTATATATTTATGCGCAACGTAAATTTTATTTCCCGATAAAATAATTCTATTTGAGTAATCATTATCCGCTTTGGCATGTTCGTAGTAATCATCTATAGACCCGATATTTTTAATCATTTGATCTGGAATCAAAAAGCAATTCCAATTTGACATGTTGCATTCTCTACAGGGCTTTTCCGGCAGTACCGGGACGTAGCGCTCATGGATGAGCTGTTTGTTCCATATTTGTCCCCCATATGTCCAATTTCCTCCGAAAGAATCTTCTGTAGACCCTACAATTGCAACAAGCGGTGCTTTGCTTTCCACTTCGTAATACGATTCCAACATGGTCCTTATCATATCTGGATAAAAATCAACATCATCGTTCACCATCAAATAAAAATCATGTTTTGTTTCCAACGCCTTTGAAAGTGACTTGAACATGCCTTTTGCCCAGAACAGAGATCCATCTCCATAAGTTAAATGCACTTTAGGATATTGGACCCGTATTTGCTCGGAAGATCCATCCGTTGATCCGTCATC
Proteins encoded in this region:
- a CDS encoding glycosyltransferase family 2 protein, producing the protein MDMAVILTFHNRKNKTLSCLKSLLHQTYVENGTIQLECYFCDDGSTDGSSEQIRVQYPKVHLTYGDGSLFWAKGMFKSLSKALETKHDFYLMVNDDVDFYPDMIRTMLESYYEVESKAPLVAIVGSTEDSFGGNWTYGGQIWNKQLIHERYVPVLPEKPCRECNMSNWNCFLIPDQMIKNIGSIDDYYEHAKADNDYSNRIILSGNKIYVAHKYIGICQRNSINNTWRDETLSLKKRLEYANKPIGLPIKSELHYCMKFHGVKWPLWVGKRYLWIYLSWIKHVIKERIRYNDGI
- a CDS encoding glycosyltransferase family 2 protein, producing the protein MVSIIVAAYNEELNIRNCINSIKDLKEEIEIIIVDDGSDDHTLSICRDLESNDKRIKVIHQINKGVSAARNAGMNCSSGKWLIFVDADDTILPDNFSKLLRLCNEEFPIIQGCQIYAGQENDDTCEILSIDSKQIQIYALNREKYKSDPIVKPEHRGMVDSVHGVYGKLFRTDFVKHNQLRFSEELTLGEDLLFYIEAAGLCDQIECINLAIYQININPNSSTRRFNARLIEGARIFSVKIYQYYTANMLKCEFYNEMCYQIYFHILVGVVYNLLKKDCPYSLNSKIRTLRMIIHDPIIHQAVASAYKNMSLKRSGIGKIKCGLLRVGMLRALFIILAIADKWVI